A window of the Hordeum vulgare subsp. vulgare chromosome 5H, MorexV3_pseudomolecules_assembly, whole genome shotgun sequence genome harbors these coding sequences:
- the LOC123396136 gene encoding transcription factor BEE 1-like isoform X1, which translates to MAGFSHLPQQMEYGLTNAGSFLLCHGNPEDAAAAASREGSSVVLDTPLVATASMEKKRKPKEDTTASLNSAHSKETKESTRKRGGKKQDKETAEEEEEPKGYIHVRARRGQATDSHSLSERVRRERISERMRMLQSLVPGCDKVTGKALILDEIINYVQSLQNQVEFLSMRIASLSPVVYGFGMESEAAFSDQSHKIEGMFHEAAALPTDPPMNRSSSPAPSQAMMDTVTSSSSPPYSLQGTQDNGSSSSSYMMQTVGEPRHELFNQVVFSNYMCSFQQ; encoded by the exons ATGGCAGGATTCTCACACCTCCCGCAGCAGATGGAGTATGGCCTCACCAATGCCGGCAGCTTCTTGCTCTGCCATGGCAACCCTGAggatgcagcagcagcagcctcaAGGGAGGGCTCATCTGTGGTTCTTGACACCCCTCTTGTGGCCACAGCTTCcatggagaagaagaggaagcccaaggaagACACTACTGCCAGCCTCAACTCTGCCCACTCCAAG GAAACCAAGGAGAGTACCAGGAAGAGGGGAGGCAAAAAGCAGGACAAGGagacggcggaggaggaggaggaaccaAAGGGGTACATCCATGTGAGGGCAAGGAGAGGGCAGGCAACGGACAGCCACAGCCTTTCAGAGAGG GTGAGGAGGGAGAGGATCAGTGAGAGGATGAGGATGCTGCAGTCCCTGGTCCCTGGCTGTGACAAG GTCACTGGGAAGGCTCTCATTTTGGATGAGATCATCAACTATGTGCAGTCACTGCAAAACCAAGTTGAG TTCCTGTCCATGAGGATTGCTTCCCTGAGCCCTGTGGTGTATGGTTTTGGCATGGAGAGTGAGGCTGCCTTCAGTGACCAATCACAT AAGATTGAAGGCATGTTCCATGAGGCAGCTGCATTGCCTACTGATCCTCCCATGAACAGATCGTCTAGCCCAGCTCCATCTCAGGCCATGATGGACAcagtcacctcctcctcctccccaccctaCTCACTTCAAGGCACCCAG GAcaacggcagcagcagcagcagctacaTGATGCAAACAGTAGGTGAGCCGAGGCACGAACTGTTCAATCAAGTGGTGTTCAGTAACTACATGTGCTCTTTCCAGCAGTGA
- the LOC123396136 gene encoding transcription factor bHLH137-like isoform X2, whose product MAGFSHLPQQMEYGLTNAGSFLLCHGNPEDAAAAASREGSSVVLDTPLVATASMEKKRKPKEDTTASLNSAHSKETKESTRKRGGKKQDKETAEEEEEPKGYIHVRARRGQATDSHSLSERVRRERISERMRMLQSLVPGCDKVTGKALILDEIINYVQSLQNQVEFLSMRIASLSPVVYGFGMESEAAFSDQSHIEGMFHEAAALPTDPPMNRSSSPAPSQAMMDTVTSSSSPPYSLQGTQDNGSSSSSYMMQTVGEPRHELFNQVVFSNYMCSFQQ is encoded by the exons ATGGCAGGATTCTCACACCTCCCGCAGCAGATGGAGTATGGCCTCACCAATGCCGGCAGCTTCTTGCTCTGCCATGGCAACCCTGAggatgcagcagcagcagcctcaAGGGAGGGCTCATCTGTGGTTCTTGACACCCCTCTTGTGGCCACAGCTTCcatggagaagaagaggaagcccaaggaagACACTACTGCCAGCCTCAACTCTGCCCACTCCAAG GAAACCAAGGAGAGTACCAGGAAGAGGGGAGGCAAAAAGCAGGACAAGGagacggcggaggaggaggaggaaccaAAGGGGTACATCCATGTGAGGGCAAGGAGAGGGCAGGCAACGGACAGCCACAGCCTTTCAGAGAGG GTGAGGAGGGAGAGGATCAGTGAGAGGATGAGGATGCTGCAGTCCCTGGTCCCTGGCTGTGACAAG GTCACTGGGAAGGCTCTCATTTTGGATGAGATCATCAACTATGTGCAGTCACTGCAAAACCAAGTTGAG TTCCTGTCCATGAGGATTGCTTCCCTGAGCCCTGTGGTGTATGGTTTTGGCATGGAGAGTGAGGCTGCCTTCAGTGACCAATCACAT ATTGAAGGCATGTTCCATGAGGCAGCTGCATTGCCTACTGATCCTCCCATGAACAGATCGTCTAGCCCAGCTCCATCTCAGGCCATGATGGACAcagtcacctcctcctcctccccaccctaCTCACTTCAAGGCACCCAG GAcaacggcagcagcagcagcagctacaTGATGCAAACAGTAGGTGAGCCGAGGCACGAACTGTTCAATCAAGTGGTGTTCAGTAACTACATGTGCTCTTTCCAGCAGTGA